A genomic segment from Nicotiana sylvestris chromosome 1, ASM39365v2, whole genome shotgun sequence encodes:
- the LOC138870242 gene encoding uncharacterized protein, translated as MFIKLVIGECTLNVVSAYAPQAGLDEEVKRCFWEGLDEIVRSIPPTERLFIGGDFNGHIGAAAGSYGKLHGGSSLGDMNGGGTSLLDFTKAFELVIANSTFPKREEHLVTFQSLAVKTQIDYLLLKRCDRRMCKDCKVILGETLATQHRLLVMDIGIMMKRKERYARGRSRIRWGALTKDKAQELEGRLSAMGAWRNSRDASTMWSTTANYVREAVREVLGVSKGFSGRHQGDIVQVKVEAKKVAYAKLVGSTSEEKRSANRERYKVARKEANLAVTEAKNAAFSRLYEEGERRGKKLFQLAKARERKARDMDQDEEDAGGMEIKYSGTVIQEQR; from the exons ATGTTTATTAAGTTGGTGATTGGTGAGTGCACCCTCAATGTCGTTAGCGCTTACGCACCGCAAGCGGGCTTGGATGAGGAGGTTAAGAGGTGTTTTTGGGAGGGCTTGGACGAAATTGTGCGTAGTATTCCACCTACTGAAAGGTTATTTATTGGAGGGGATTTTAATGGCCATATTGGGGCGGCTGCTGGTAGTTATGGCAAGTTGCATGGTGGCTCTAGCCTTGGGGATATGAACGGAGGAGGTACTTCGCTGTTAGACTTCACTAAGGCTTTCGAGCTGGTGATTGCGAACTCAACTTTCCCGAAGAGGGAGGAGCATCTGGTTACTTTCCAAAGTTTAGCGGTgaagactcagattgattacCTTCTCCTCAAAAGGTGTGATAGAAGGATGTGCAAGGATTGCAAAGTTATCCTGGGAGAGACCCTCGCGACTCAGCATAGGCTCTTAGTGATGGACATCGGCATTATGATGAAGAGGAAGGAGAGGTATGCTCGTGGCCGATCGAGGATTAGATGGGGAGCTTTAACCAAGGATAAAGCCCAGGAGTTGGAGGGGAGGTTATCCgctatgggagcttggaggaATAGTAGAGACGCAAgcactatgtggtcgacgacggcgaaCTATGTGAGGGAGGCGGTGAGAGAGGTGTTAGGTGTATCGAAGGGTTTTTCTGGCAGGCACCAAGGAGACATAGTCCAAGTTAAGGTAGAGGCGAAGAAGGTAGCGTACGCGAAGTTAGTTGGGAGCACAAGCGAGGAGAAGAGGAGTGCGAATAGAGAGAGGTATAAAGtggctaggaaggaggcaaatCTGGCAGTCACGGAGGCTAAGAATGCAGCGTTTAGCCGTCTATACGAGGAAGGAGAAAGGCGGGGAAAGAAGTTGTTTCAACTGGCTAAAGCGAGGGAGAGGAAGGCCCGGGATATGGACCAA GACGAAGAGGATGCCGGAGGAATGGAGATCAAGTACAGTGGTACCGTtatacaagaacaaaggtga